The following are encoded together in the Anaerostipes caccae L1-92 genome:
- the purE gene encoding 5-(carboxyamino)imidazole ribonucleotide mutase: protein MAKVAIVMGSDSDMPVMSKAADFLEEMGIDFEMTIISAHREPDIFFEWAKGAEERGVKVIIAGAGKAAHLPGMCAALFPMPVIGIPMKTSDLGGVDSLYSIVQMPSGVPVASVAINGGQNAGILAAQILASSDAGLLQKLKDYRTTMKESVVKKADKLDQVGYKNYE, encoded by the coding sequence ATGGCAAAAGTAGCGATTGTTATGGGGAGCGATTCCGATATGCCTGTGATGAGCAAGGCGGCAGATTTTTTAGAGGAGATGGGGATTGACTTTGAGATGACCATTATTTCTGCTCACAGAGAACCGGATATTTTCTTTGAGTGGGCAAAAGGAGCCGAGGAGCGCGGAGTCAAGGTTATCATCGCAGGTGCAGGGAAAGCAGCACATCTTCCGGGAATGTGTGCAGCACTGTTCCCGATGCCGGTCATCGGAATTCCGATGAAAACTTCTGATCTTGGGGGAGTGGATTCTCTTTACTCCATTGTTCAGATGCCGTCCGGAGTTCCGGTTGCATCCGTTGCTATCAACGGAGGGCAGAATGCAGGAATCCTTGCAGCACAGATTTTGGCTTCGTCTGATGCCGGTCTTCTTCAGAAACTGAAAGATTACAGGACAACAATGAAAGAATCTGTAGTAAAGAAGGCCGATAAGCTTGACCAGGTTGGCTATAAGAACTATGAATAA
- a CDS encoding N-acetylmuramoyl-L-alanine amidase family protein → MNKKRLAAVLLCTAVCAGLAGTALQNRDTLAGTCQITVAIDAGHQKKGDTRKEPIGPGSRRKKAKAASGTQGAATKVPESKLTLSVAKRLEQELKKRGYKVYMVRRKQNVNISNKKRALLVNKSGADICIRLHADAAGKRVRGASALYPTKKNPYVKKLSKRSRKLSGDVLKKYCKATGIRNRGLSGRNDLTGTNWSKVPVTLIEMGFMTNKKEDKKMQKSSFQKKMAKGIADGVDSYFGK, encoded by the coding sequence ATGAATAAGAAAAGACTTGCAGCCGTACTTTTATGTACGGCTGTTTGTGCCGGACTTGCAGGGACTGCATTACAAAATCGGGATACTCTGGCGGGGACATGCCAGATCACGGTGGCGATTGATGCCGGACATCAGAAAAAGGGTGACACCAGGAAAGAGCCAATCGGACCGGGTTCCCGGAGGAAGAAAGCAAAAGCGGCATCGGGTACACAGGGAGCAGCGACGAAAGTACCGGAATCAAAGCTGACCCTCAGTGTGGCCAAGAGACTCGAGCAGGAGCTTAAAAAAAGGGGCTATAAAGTCTACATGGTAAGAAGAAAGCAGAATGTCAACATCAGTAATAAGAAAAGAGCGCTGCTGGTGAATAAAAGCGGCGCCGATATCTGTATCCGTCTTCATGCAGATGCGGCGGGAAAAAGAGTACGCGGTGCCTCAGCATTATACCCGACCAAGAAGAATCCCTATGTAAAAAAGCTGAGCAAACGCAGCAGGAAGCTGTCCGGGGATGTGCTGAAAAAATACTGCAAAGCTACCGGGATCAGAAACCGTGGACTTTCAGGGCGGAATGATCTGACGGGCACTAACTGGAGCAAAGTCCCGGTGACACTAATCGAAATGGGATTTATGACGAATAAAAAAGAAGACAAAAAGATGCAGAAGAGTTCTTTTCAGAAAAAGATGGCGAAAGGAATTGCAGACGGCGTTGACAGTTATTTTGGAAAATAG